The nucleotide sequence GTTGCGAGCCGTGTCGTAAAACCGGGTCTTACGGCGCAGGCCCTTGACCCGCGACTGGTCAATGACTTCGTCGCTGCTCGGGCCACCGTAGATATTAATGATCGGGCTACGGCGCACGGTGCCGCGTAGTTCGAATACGTCCTTACCATGCAGGCCGTGCAAATCGATGCTGTGCGTTTGGGTGGGATGGAAGACGCGGCGGTACAGCAACGAATCGGCGCGGGAGTCTTTCTGGGTTTTGGCGGAAACCCGGTACATCGACACCACCGTAGCCGTGTCGTTTAGGCGCTCCACCACAAATCGTTCATCGGCATCGGTGCCGGCTATCAGCACGTGATGGGCCTTAAGATTGTAGAACTCGGCGGCCGCCTTGGGCAGTGCATCGCGGCGCGCGCGTAGAGCGGTTATCATGGCAGCTCCTTCTTGCTGGTACACTTCCCGAGGAAGGCCCTGCCGAACCGCCTGTTCAATCACTGCGTCGGTCAGGCGGGTCTGGAGCTGGCGGGCGGTAGCTAAGTAAGTGGCGCGGTTTTGCTCGGTCAGCACGTGCGCGTCCAAGTAGCTGGCGTTGCGGGTGTAGCCTTCTATACTTTGATAGCGCGGCCCAAAAGTGCGGAACTTGCGCACCACCTTGCTGGCAAGCCACGGAATTACGCCATCATCGAACCGGAAAAACACCTGGTCCCGGTCTTGCGGGACGGGCACCCACTTGGTGTGGCCGTTGGGCTGCGCGTAGGCAGCCCACGTCCACTGGCCTTCGTGCCGGTCCCAGTCGCCGAGCCACAAGTCCAGCAGGCGAGCTTTCAGGTACGCGGCTTCGTCAATGGCATGCTGGTCCGACTGGTAGCGGGCTTCCAGCATGTCATCGGTTTCCACCAATTCGGTAGCGCCCGGCAGACGGCCCGCAATGTTCACCTTGTTTTCAAGCTTCTCTTCCAGCAGAACTACCCGGCCCTGATACAACTCCGAGGCCGCTCCTAAGTCTTTTTCGTCGGCTCGAACATAAAAAGGCCGGGGGGTGGTATGCAGAATCCCAGCGGCTTCTGCCAGGGGTGGCACCACGAACGCGCCATACGGGTGCCCCGCGGAAGTGGCGTCGCGCACCAGATTCAGCACAAACGTGTGGCGCAGCACCTTGGGCAAAGTGCGGTAGGGGTTTTTGTCGATGGTCCGTAAGGCATACCCCTGGCCAGTGGGGCCAACCACCGTCATGCTGGTCGTTTGGAAGCCGCCCCCAATCTTGCCGGGCTGTAAGCCACCAGGCACCGTGGTGGCTGGCTTGAAGATGGGCAGCGTAACGGGGGCCACCCACGCGGAACGGTGGTGGCGGCCCAGCAGAAACCGACCAATGGGGCCGCGCTGGTAATGGCGGCCCGCCGTTACGCGGGCACTGTCAGCGGTGGCAGCCAGCGGTTGCGAGTCGGGCCGAGCATCAGGCTGGAAAAACCGCTGGCGGGCACAGCCGGCGGAGAGAAAAGTAACAACAACAAGCGTGTAGCGGAGAGTCATGCGGGGCGGGAAGCGCGGCTGTACTCCTTCAACGGAGATAAGCAGGAGTTGTTAGAACTAGGTCTTGTTCCGGTGGTCTTGGTGGGTTCAAATGCCTACGGATAAGGGTAATCCTATTTGATAGTTGTCTTATTCAACCTCTACCCTATGTTTGGGGTATAAGGAGCACGCCCCCGTGGCGCTTATCCCTTATTTCGTGTTGAATCCTTCTTTACCAGGCCAAGTCCGGTTGATTGTTGGTGGATGTGTGACGCTGATGTGCCATGCCTGCTCGGCTCCCGCCGCACCTTCCGGGCCACCCACTCCCGCCCGCATTCTTCCCGATTCAACGGTACGCGTGGCGGCGGGGCCACACTATCTGCGCTCGAAGGTGCACCAGTTTTTTTGGGGCAAGCACTACCGGGCGCTGTGGGGCCAACCCGTTAAGGCTCCCGTGTTCAACCTGCGGACGGCTGTGCCCGGTGGCCTGACTCCCATACAAGAAGGCGGCTCCTTCCAAACTAAAAATCTGCGCCTCTTAGCTCCCAATGGCCGGCAGTACGTACTGCGCTCCGTTGACAAAGACGCCACCAAAGCCTTGCCCGAAAGCCTGCAAAACGGCCCAATCGGCCGGTTGATGAAAGACCAAACCAGTGTCATCAATCCGTACGGGGCCTACATTGTGCCGCATCTGGCCGATGCGGTAGGGATTTTTCACACCAACCCACGTTTGGTGTACCTGACCGATGATCCGGCCCTGGGTACGTTTCGGAAAAGCTTTGCCAATGCGCTCTACCTTTTTGAAGAGCGCCCCGAAGGCAACCAGCAGGCCGTAAAAAGCTTCGGCAACTCCACCCGGGTGGAAAGCTCCCGCCGCGTATTCACCAACCTGCTAGGCAGCCCCCAGTTCCGGGTGGACGCTCGGCAGTACCTCCGAGCCCGGCTTTTCGATATGTGGCTCGGCGACTGGAGCCGCCGGGAAGACCAGTGGCGCTGGGCTAGTTTCACCACTGCGGCCGGTGGCGTGGTTTACCAACCCATTCCGCGCGACCGGGACCATGCTTTTTTCAAGTTCAATGATGGGTTGCTGACCAGCATCATCGGGCTGTTCAAAACCAACTACCAGACGTTCAGCAAGGATATCGGGCTGGCTAATGTAGCCGGCCTCAACCGCGCCGCTGAACCCATGGACAAGTCGTTGCTGGTGTATCTTACCCGCCAAGATTTTCAGCAGATTGCCGATTCCATGCAGCATCAGCTTTCTGATGCAGTTATCAAAGAAGCGCTAGCCGTGTGGCCCCCGGAGGTGTATGCACTGGCGGGGCAAGAGTTCAACGACAAGTTGCGCAGCCGCCGCGACCAGCTGCCAGCCGTTGCCGATAAGTTCTACGAACTGCTCGCGCGCACGGTGGAAATACCCGGTACCGATTCGCCTGAGCGGTTTGTAGTGGATGTGCCCACGCCGAACCAGCTTCGCGTGAGCGTATACCAGCTAGCCTACGCCTGCCCCGACAGCCTGGTCGGCCAGCGGACGTTTCAGGTGGGCGAAACCAGCACGCTCCGGCTGTTCGGCTTGGGCGGCCAAGACGTGTTTGAGGTGCGGGCACTGCCAGCCACCGGCATCACGCTGCATATCTACGATGGCGCCGGGCAAGACATCGTGCAGGCTCCCCTGAAAAGCTCGCCTACTCGCACCCGCATCACGGTTTTCGATAGTGGCGACGGCAATGTCGTGCTAGTGCCACGCACTGTTAACATTAAGAAATATGTGCCTGCTGCCAAGGAGTTTGACGCCGCTGGCTGGCTGCTACGGCACCGGCTTTATTAGACGCGCAGCTAAGGAATAAACGTACAAATTGACTGATTCTCTTATCTTTGCATTTCTTCTTTAACTAATGCAGAATTTTTCTACTCCTGATTATATTACTATCACGTACCGCGACGACCTGCGCATGTTAGTGGCGCGCTGGCTACGTCCAACTTTATCGGTGGAAACGCGGGAGGGGTATACCTACATCTTAAAGGCAGGCATCTACTTCAATTGTCCGTATTGGTTGCTCGACGGTCGGCGTCGGTTGCCAGCCGATGATGCCACCACGCAGTGGGGCCTGTTCGAGTTCTTTCCTCAGCTAAGCGCGCAAATCGGCCAACGGGTGTGCATGAGCCAGTTGCTGTCGCCTAGCTACCAGCTAGTGACGGATAATATTCCCACTTTTCAGGAACTGGAGAACAGCCCGCAGACCTACCTCATGCGCCGTTTCGACGATGAAGCAAGCGCCGTGGAGTGGTTACAGGAATGCCAGCAGCATACTTTGCAGTCGGTTTAAGGCCCAAACTATCAACCCGGAAGTAGCTATCTGTATGTAGGTGCTAGTTCAGTCCGGGAAGGCCAGCTTTCCATCATGCTCATTAATACCCTGCGGTACCATTGGCGTCCCCAAGGGCCGACATAACGGTAGCGGCGTTGCGCATAATCAGTTGGGGCAGAAGAAGGAGGGGGCAAAAGCTGGTTCATAGCGGATAGATAGGATGTGGAAGGCGAGGTTGTTTGTAAAGATAAGTGTCTGAAAAGCAGGAGGCATCACATGTATATGTGATGCCTCCTGCTTTTCAGACACTTATCTTTTAGCTGCTTCCGTGCTATACTGTTTGGCGTTTAGGTGCCCGCAAAACTCAGGATGCAGTAGGCTTAAAGAGCTTCACTTTGTCTTTGTGCTTGGTCCGTAAGTATTGCCTGATAATCTGCTGCACGTCCTTGTTGTCGTTGTAACGCGTGATAACGGCCTTGAAATCGGCTAACGTGCGTGCAGAAAAGTACTCGTCTACGTAAGCAAAGCCCAAGTAGCGTCCGTTCTCCACGAGCACTACAGTTTTCTCTAGTTCGGTGCGTCCTTTGCCTATCACCACAAACGAGCCGTGTTCGTACGTAAATGACTCAATAGCCTGCTCCACACGGAGGTTGTATTCCTCGGGCGGCTCCAGGCCAATGCAGGCGCCTTTACAGCGGTGCACTTGATAATCAAAGCACGAGCCGGTGGTTTTGTATAAGTCGCAGAGCTTTTGGCACAGGTTGAATTTGGCCACCTTATGGAACAGGAATCCTTTGGCCTTGTACTGGTTGCCGAGCGCAATTAGCGGGTGCGATTCAGCATGGTCGTCGGCGCGACCGTAGTAGAGGTGCTTGTAGCCTTGTTCGTCCGTTCGGAGGAAAATACCCGCCGGAAACACGGAACGCCGCTGAGCCCGGTTGTAAAGCGGTTTTAGGCGCTTGATTTCGTGCGATTCATACAGCAGCGCCACCAGTTCCGAACCCGTTAATTCCCAGGTGATATCGGAAATAGAGTTCTTGAACTCGATACTCTTGCGCGACTTGTAGTCGATGGCAAAGTGCTGTTGAATCCGCTTGTAGATGTTGATGCTTTTCCCAACGTAAATCACCTCGCCCTCCTCGTTGTGGAAGTAGTACACGCCCGCCTCATGCGGCAGCGTGGCCACTTTGGCCGGCGTAATATTGACGGGAAGCAGCGCCGTCCGGATAGCTTCCTGCACCGCTTTCATCTTGCGAGCGGAAGGCGGCCGAGTAACCACTGCCGTTTCGGCTGGCGCAACAGTAGGGCGGCGCCCACTAGGCGCAGTAGCATCCACTGCGGCCAGCGTATCGGCTGCGGAAATAGAGGAGTCGCGCAGGGCCTCGTTTTGTTGGCTGATTTTTAGAAGCCGGTCGAAGAGAATGGCAGTAGCAGCGGCGTCGCCGGCCGCGCGGTGGCGGCCATTGAGCGGAATCCCGATGTTCTGGCAAAGCTTGCCTAAGCTGTAACTTGGTTGGCCTGGCATCAAGGAGCGGCTCAAACGCACCGTGCAAAGCGTCTTGCGCGAGTAGTTGTAGCCTAGATCAGCAAACTCCTTTTTCAGAAAGCTATAGTCGAACCGCACGTTGTGCGCCACAAACACGCAACCTTCGGTCATCTCCACCACCTTGCGCGCCACCTCATGGAACTTGGGCGCGTCGCGCACCATGTCATCGTTGATGCCGGTAAGCTGAGTAATGAAATAGGGGATGGACCGCCCCGGATTCAACAGCGTTTCGTACTGGTCCACTACCTTTTCCCCATCATGAATAAAGATGGCTATTTCGGTAATGCGGTCCTGCGTGGGCTGGCCTCCGGTGGTTTCAAGGTCGATGATGGCGTACAAAAGCGGCTCGGTATCGGGTAATAAAAGAAGCTAGGGCTATCGATAGGAGTAACAAAGATACGCCCTGTTATGGTTGCATGAATTTAACAGTTCAGCTAGCAACAAAAGAGCAAGTTGTAGCGCCCCAGCTAAAGCAGCCTGGCTATAGTGTTAAGAGAGAAGCCCATGCAAGCCGGCCACAAAAAAGGCCCGCACGGGGCGGGCCTTTTACTATTCAAGCAAAATCGGTACTTATTTGCTTACAGCTTTCTGCTGCGTAATCCAGTTTTTAGCCGACAGAATTTCGCCGTGCTGCTGCTGAATTACCGTACGTGCTTCTGATGGAAGCTCGGTTGATTTCAATGCCGTTTCGTAGGCCTGCAGCGCTGTTGCGTCGCCGGTTTCGCACTCGCCTAGGATGGCCGAGTCGTCTTGGCCCGTGATGGCCGATTTGATGTTGATCCAGCCCCGGTGCACAGCGGCAGCCGCGTCAGCCGCTAGGCCTTCTATCGTGTTGCCATCTTCGGTGTTGATGCCGAACTGCTGCGCATGTTGCGTTAGCTCGGAAGCGAATTGGGCGCGCTGCTGGCTTAGTTTGCTGAGGTTTGCTTTAAGCTCGCCGCTCGAAGCGCCTTCAGCAGCTTCTTGGTAGCCTTTAGCAGCCGTCTTGTTGATTTCTACTAGGTCGTTGTAAGCGCGAGCGGTTTCGCCAGTGATAGTAGCCATGATTTAAAAAGTTTGTTTCGTGGAAAAGGAGTGTGGCGGTGGTCGGATGATACCAGCCAAGCCTGTATACCCGCTCTTTACGCAGGAGGTTGCCCCTGGGCTAGTATAAAATTTCGGTTGCTAGTTTCACCTGCAATCAAACCCGCCCTGCTGCGTTAGCAACCAAGCCAGTTGCCGATACGCACGATTAAGCCTACTTTTGGTGCATTGCTATAGCCGTTTCCAGCCATGTAGGGCACGGTCTGAACTGCTTGCTATTTTAGTTGTGTATGAAGGTTTCCGCTGCTTCACCGTCGGCCTTGTCTTTGCTTGAGGTGTTCCCATTCGGAAATCCCAGCCGCGGCGCTTCCGCCTTGCGGGGCTTACGTGCGCCGCATACCTCATGAGTAGCTTGGTCATG is from Hymenobacter tibetensis and encodes:
- a CDS encoding PA2169 family four-helix-bundle protein, which translates into the protein MATITGETARAYNDLVEINKTAAKGYQEAAEGASSGELKANLSKLSQQRAQFASELTQHAQQFGINTEDGNTIEGLAADAAAAVHRGWINIKSAITGQDDSAILGECETGDATALQAYETALKSTELPSEARTVIQQQHGEILSAKNWITQQKAVSK
- a CDS encoding exonuclease domain-containing protein yields the protein MYAIIDLETTGGQPTQDRITEIAIFIHDGEKVVDQYETLLNPGRSIPYFITQLTGINDDMVRDAPKFHEVARKVVEMTEGCVFVAHNVRFDYSFLKKEFADLGYNYSRKTLCTVRLSRSLMPGQPSYSLGKLCQNIGIPLNGRHRAAGDAAATAILFDRLLKISQQNEALRDSSISAADTLAAVDATAPSGRRPTVAPAETAVVTRPPSARKMKAVQEAIRTALLPVNITPAKVATLPHEAGVYYFHNEEGEVIYVGKSINIYKRIQQHFAIDYKSRKSIEFKNSISDITWELTGSELVALLYESHEIKRLKPLYNRAQRRSVFPAGIFLRTDEQGYKHLYYGRADDHAESHPLIALGNQYKAKGFLFHKVAKFNLCQKLCDLYKTTGSCFDYQVHRCKGACIGLEPPEEYNLRVEQAIESFTYEHGSFVVIGKGRTELEKTVVLVENGRYLGFAYVDEYFSARTLADFKAVITRYNDNKDVQQIIRQYLRTKHKDKVKLFKPTAS